A DNA window from Hordeum vulgare subsp. vulgare chromosome 1H, MorexV3_pseudomolecules_assembly, whole genome shotgun sequence contains the following coding sequences:
- the LOC123407921 gene encoding uncharacterized protein LOC123407921: MASGGVLPLASLNHISVVCSSVDESLRFYMNVLGFIPIRRPGSFNFNGAWLFNYGIGIHLLQSEDPHSMPGKTEINPKHNHISFQCESMVAVERRLKELDIPYIQRCVEEGGIYVDQIFFHDPDGFMIEICNCDNLPVIPLADHTFTMAACKRVVAVKQQQKPLPVQAPPLPTTATASAAQCVPSASKAMQRVGGEEAAHVSCA, translated from the exons ATGGCGAGCGGCGGTGTGCTGCCATTGGCATCGCTGAACCACATCAGCGTCGTTTGCAGTTCGGTAGATGAGTCGCTACGCTTCTACATGAACGTCCTGGGCTTCATCCCGATCCGCCGGCCTGGATCTTTCAACTTCAACGGTGCATG GTTATTTAACTATGGGATCGGCATCCACCTGTTGCAATCTGAAGATCCCCATAGTATGCCCGGGAAGACGGAGATCAACCCCAAGCATAACCACATCTCTTTCCAG TGCGagagcatggtggcggtggagcgacGGCTCAAGGAGCTGGACATCCCGTACATCCAGCGGTGCGTGGAGGAGGGCGGCATCTACGTGGACCAGATCTTCTTCCACGACCCCGACGGCTTCATGATCGAGATCTGCAACTGCGACAACCTCCCTGTTATTCCTCTTGCCGACCATACATTCACCATGGCCGCCTGCAAGAGGGTCGTCGCCGTGAAGCAACAGCAGAAGCCACTGCCGGTACAAGCTCCTCCCCTGCCGACGACGGCAACAGCCTCGGCAGCACAGTGCGTTCCTTCAGCCAGCAAGGCGATGCAACGCGTCGGCGGCGAGGAGGCAGCACACGTCTCGTGCGCGTGA